Proteins encoded together in one Drosophila albomicans strain 15112-1751.03 chromosome 2R, ASM965048v2, whole genome shotgun sequence window:
- the LOC117573511 gene encoding putative odorant receptor 98b produces the protein MLTNKFLKLQSVYFRLLGFNIFACHGDSWILPRRTIGSIMSVLRFLPLTAAFCLQNMQNVDQLTDGLCSMLIDLLALCKFGLIIRLHKDLVQLIERIRQLLHRESRIANYARIIEEVNKREQFISGLYRNCFQLAAASACMLPLLRMFWSTFIRSASAIGEVQPELPFPSVYPWDNRGVFNYLVAYVWNVAAAFGVLLPTVCVDTLFCLLTHNLCALFRIAQYKMQHFVGESLDDTLSNVANILPLYQATLDMCNTLNRCFRPLISVQFLVASLHLCVLCYQVSANLRRPDVLFFAAFTCSILSQIYLYCYCGECVKTENAQFATAIYDSDWHKTGCSWSAIGRPLLLSMMRAQRDCRIDGYFFVANKQTFLAIVKTSMSYVTLLQSLS, from the exons ATGCTCACGAACAAGTTTCTCAAGCTGCAGTCTGTCTACTTTCGACTCTTGGGATTCAATATATTTGCATGCCACGGCGACAGCTGGATATTGCCTCGCAGGACAATTGGCAGCATAATGTCTGTGCTTAGATTTCTGCCACTTACTGCGGCATTTTGTCTGCAGAATATGCAGAATGTGGATCAACTAACCGACGGTCTGTGCTCAATGCTGATTGATCTTCTGGCGCTGTGTAAATTCGGTTTGATCATTAGGTTGCACAAGGATTTGGTGCAGCTGATCGAAAGGATACGCCAACTGTTGCACAGAG AGAGTCGCATAGCGAATTATGCTCGCATCATTGAGGAGGTCAACAAACGGGAACAGTTCATTAGCGGACTCTATAGGAACTGCTTTCAACTGGCTGCCGCATCGGCCTGCATGTTGCCCCTGCTGCGCATGTTCTGGAGCACGTTCATACGGTCTGCATCAGCTATTGGGGAAGTGCAGCCGGAGTTGCCGTTTCCCAGCGT TTATCCGTGGGACAATCGTGGGGTATTCAACTATTTGGTCGCCTATGTGTGGAATGTGGCTGCCGCATTTGGTGTCCTGCTGCCAACGGTTTGCGTGGACACGCTCTTCTGTTTGCTGACTCACAATCTATGCGCATTGTTTCGAATTGCCCAATACAAAATGCAGCATTTCGTTGGCGAATCTCTCGATGACACCCTCTCGAATGTGGCCAATATCTTGCCACTCTACCAGGCCACTCTCGACATGTGCAACACATTGAATCGCTGTTTTCGCCCGCTGATCAGCGTGCAATTTCTTGTCGCCTCGCTGCATTTATGCGTGCTCTGCTATCAGGTGTCCGCCAATCTCAGGAGACCCGATGTCCTCTTCTTTGCCGCCTTCACGTGCTCGATTCTGTCGCAAATCTATCTCTACTGCTATTGCGGGGAGTGTGTGAAAACGGAGAATGCGCAATTCGCCACAGCGATCTATGACAGCGATTGGCACAAAACCGGATGCAGTTGGTCCGCCATTGGACGGCCATTGCTGCTCTCGATGATGCGTGCTCAACGCGATTGCCGCATCGATGGctacttttttgttgcaaataAGCAAACATTTCTAGCG ATTGTGAAAACTTCCATGTCTTATGTAACGCTACTTCAATCGCTCTCATAA